In Halarcobacter bivalviorum, a genomic segment contains:
- a CDS encoding SHOCT domain-containing protein codes for MFKLKKLFLITLLASAPVFAFDFGNKMDQFADSFSNKLFDKAVDGVNNSLDGEPEQKVQANTKASKNNKMQQLKELVEMKKQGYITEQEFKAQKKLILSQK; via the coding sequence ATGTTCAAACTTAAGAAGTTGTTTCTAATTACATTGTTAGCATCAGCACCTGTTTTTGCTTTTGATTTTGGTAATAAAATGGATCAATTTGCAGATAGCTTTTCAAATAAGTTATTTGATAAAGCAGTTGACGGAGTAAATAATTCACTTGATGGTGAGCCAGAACAAAAGGTTCAAGCAAATACAAAAGCATCTAAAAATAATAAAATGCAGCAGTTAAAAGAACTAGTTGAAATGAAAAAACAAGGCTATATTACAGAGCAAGAATTTAAAGCTCAAAAAAAATTAATTCTATCTCAAAAATAA
- a CDS encoding GGDEF domain-containing protein — protein MSTKIDVDKLDFAFQPIVNTYTGKIFAVEALIRNVEELEFESIFHFFDTLAEKKILYKVDMLLRKKAIKKYRKININNLKLFYNIDNRFFTMPDFKFGETAELLEKYELSKDSICFEITEHSSFDKDQEIKHIISTYKSKNYNIAIDDFGTGISGLHLLYISDTNFIKIDKFFIENIHKDAKKRLFCASIVEMAHTMGIKVIAEGIETKEEYYVCKEIKADYIQGYLVSRPTLDIKEIKKFYTKENIFEKDRRVSRGNFIDKSFIDKIDPLNVNASLHELFVYFKEHTLNTFVPIIDDEKKILGAIYEVDIKEISYSQYGLSLAKNDSFKAKLKSYIKPVLEIDISWGIDKALEIFNMQNDAKGIFVTKDSQYYGFINLNNLLSLSYKRNIEIAQNQNPLTKLPGNNQIESFISNSFKNNKHAQIVYFDFNDFKPFNDTYGFRQGDRAILMFSEILQKNISSENFIAHVGGDDFFVGFTNSQYEDVYYLIKNIQEEFQSSASSLYNEKDIANAYMTSKDRFGVSRNFKLLSVSAAIIEISENSSLQQFNLCLGNIKSASKKSSIPLGTSIF, from the coding sequence ATGTCAACTAAAATTGATGTTGACAAACTTGACTTTGCTTTTCAACCTATTGTAAATACATATACAGGTAAAATTTTTGCTGTAGAAGCCTTAATTAGAAATGTTGAAGAATTAGAGTTTGAATCAATCTTTCATTTCTTTGATACTTTAGCTGAAAAAAAAATTTTATACAAAGTTGATATGCTCTTAAGAAAAAAAGCTATTAAAAAATATAGAAAAATTAATATTAATAATCTAAAACTTTTTTATAATATTGATAATAGATTTTTTACAATGCCTGATTTTAAATTTGGGGAAACTGCCGAACTACTAGAGAAATATGAACTTAGTAAAGATTCAATATGTTTTGAGATTACAGAACATAGTTCTTTTGATAAAGACCAAGAAATCAAACATATTATTAGTACCTATAAATCAAAAAACTATAATATTGCAATAGATGATTTTGGAACAGGAATTTCAGGTCTTCACTTATTATACATCTCAGATACAAATTTTATTAAAATTGATAAATTCTTTATTGAAAATATTCACAAAGATGCAAAAAAAAGATTGTTTTGTGCTTCTATTGTAGAGATGGCTCATACTATGGGAATAAAAGTTATTGCAGAGGGCATTGAAACAAAAGAAGAATATTATGTTTGTAAAGAGATTAAAGCAGACTACATTCAAGGGTATTTAGTTTCTAGACCCACTTTAGATATAAAAGAGATAAAAAAATTCTATACTAAAGAGAATATTTTTGAAAAAGATAGAAGGGTATCAAGAGGAAATTTTATTGATAAATCCTTTATCGATAAGATTGACCCTTTAAATGTAAATGCAAGTTTACATGAACTATTTGTATATTTTAAAGAGCATACTTTAAATACTTTTGTACCAATTATTGATGATGAAAAAAAGATTCTAGGTGCAATTTATGAAGTTGATATTAAAGAGATTTCTTATTCACAATATGGTTTATCATTGGCTAAAAATGACTCTTTTAAAGCTAAGTTAAAAAGTTATATAAAACCTGTACTTGAAATTGATATTAGTTGGGGAATAGATAAAGCTTTAGAAATATTTAATATGCAAAATGATGCAAAAGGTATTTTTGTAACCAAAGATTCTCAATATTATGGTTTCATTAACTTAAATAACCTATTATCTCTTTCATATAAAAGAAATATAGAGATAGCTCAGAATCAAAATCCTTTAACAAAACTACCGGGGAACAATCAAATAGAGAGCTTTATTTCGAATAGTTTTAAAAATAATAAACATGCTCAAATTGTATATTTTGATTTTAATGATTTTAAACCTTTCAATGATACTTATGGATTCAGACAAGGTGATCGTGCAATTTTAATGTTCTCAGAAATCCTACAAAAAAATATTTCAAGTGAAAATTTTATTGCCCATGTTGGAGGTGATGACTTTTTTGTAGGTTTTACAAATAGTCAATATGAAGATGTCTATTATCTAATAAAAAATATTCAAGAAGAGTTTCAATCAAGTGCTTCAAGTTTATATAATGAAAAAGATATTGCTAATGCTTATATGACTTCTAAAGATAGATTTGGTGTAAGTAGAAACTTTAAACTCTTATCAGTAAGTGCTGCTATAATTGAAATCTCTGAAAATAGCTCTTTACAACAATTTAATCTATGCCTTGGAAATATAAAAAGTGCTTCTAAAAAAAGTTCTATACCTTTAGGAACTTCAATCTTTTAA
- a CDS encoding phosphate-starvation-inducible PsiE family protein, with the protein MRAIERIKKYFSSNYEVLAAIIIFTIVLVAKLEFYKTIILMLEFIVLMEVAKMISDFIKKEKLRLRFVIDIFIIFLIRDVIIYTSNTNKDYFTILFLLFVIFVFFIFRILAIKYSPGIVKLHQGNKEEHE; encoded by the coding sequence ATGAGAGCTATTGAACGAATAAAAAAATACTTTAGTTCAAATTATGAAGTATTAGCAGCTATAATTATTTTTACAATAGTTTTAGTTGCTAAACTAGAATTCTACAAAACAATTATCTTAATGCTTGAATTCATTGTTTTAATGGAAGTAGCTAAGATGATATCTGATTTTATTAAAAAAGAGAAGTTACGCCTAAGATTTGTTATTGACATATTTATTATATTTTTAATTCGAGATGTTATAATCTATACTTCAAATACAAATAAAGATTACTTTACAATTTTGTTTTTATTATTTGTAATTTTTGTATTCTTTATTTTTAGAATACTAGCTATAAAATACTCTCCAGGAATTGTAAAGTTACATCAAGGAAACAAAGAAGAACATGAATGA
- the pstA gene encoding phosphate ABC transporter permease PstA, which produces MIKRKDKQKDNPFYDPTLTKRHRSSRRFKRFTLTSLVFSIAFLIFFLFDIVTKGTPAFQQAYLKIDVTYSQEAKQNYRKAIDKKYQNIVSRAWLRTIPMEIENNPELLGTKTTIWVLADDQVDQYLKGHYYKLKRKDRALIDDMKADGHAELKFNEIFFKNGDSKTPEFAGLKSAIIGSILTLIITMVFAFPIGVMTAVYLEEFAEDNKFTQTIEVNINNLAAIPSILFGLLGLAIFINLFGLPRSSPLVGGLTLALMTLPIIIVSSRAALRAVPDSIRQAGYGLGLTKIEVTRDHVLPLAFPGILTGSIIGLAQAMGETAPLIIIGMIAFIPDSPSSIMEAATVMPAQLFTWAGMPERMYIEKTAAGIMVLLTILISLNALAIYLRKKYEVKW; this is translated from the coding sequence ATGATTAAAAGAAAAGATAAACAAAAAGATAATCCATTTTATGACCCAACATTGACTAAAAGGCATAGAAGCTCAAGAAGATTTAAAAGATTTACACTAACTTCTTTAGTTTTCTCAATCGCTTTTTTAATTTTTTTCCTTTTTGATATTGTGACAAAAGGAACTCCAGCTTTTCAACAAGCTTATTTAAAAATTGATGTAACTTATAGTCAAGAAGCTAAACAAAACTATAGAAAAGCAATTGATAAAAAATATCAAAATATAGTTTCAAGAGCATGGCTTAGAACTATTCCTATGGAGATTGAAAATAATCCAGAACTTTTAGGAACAAAAACTACAATTTGGGTTCTTGCTGATGACCAAGTTGACCAATATTTAAAAGGTCACTACTATAAACTAAAAAGAAAAGATAGAGCTTTAATTGATGATATGAAAGCTGATGGACATGCAGAACTTAAGTTCAATGAAATTTTCTTTAAAAATGGGGACTCAAAAACACCTGAGTTTGCAGGTTTAAAGTCAGCAATTATTGGTTCTATTTTAACACTAATAATTACTATGGTATTTGCTTTCCCAATTGGGGTTATGACAGCCGTATATTTAGAAGAGTTTGCAGAAGATAATAAGTTTACTCAAACTATTGAAGTAAATATTAATAATCTTGCAGCTATTCCATCAATTTTATTTGGTCTTTTAGGTCTTGCAATTTTCATTAATTTGTTTGGTCTTCCAAGGTCATCACCACTTGTTGGAGGACTTACCCTTGCACTTATGACTTTACCAATTATTATTGTAAGTTCAAGAGCTGCATTAAGAGCTGTTCCAGATTCAATTAGACAAGCAGGATATGGTTTAGGTCTTACAAAGATTGAAGTTACAAGAGACCATGTTTTACCATTAGCTTTCCCTGGAATTCTTACTGGTTCTATTATTGGTTTAGCACAAGCTATGGGAGAGACTGCTCCTTTAATCATTATTGGTATGATTGCATTTATTCCAGATTCTCCTAGTTCAATCATGGAAGCAGCAACAGTTATGCCTGCACAATTATTTACATGGGCTGGGATGCCAGAAAGAATGTATATAGAAAAAACAGCAGCTGGTATTATGGTGTTATTAACAATCTTAATCTCACTAAATGCTTTAGCAATTTATTTAAGAAAAAAATACGAAGTTAAATGGTAA
- a CDS encoding ATP-binding protein, which produces MLKLHQVFFRTFSLIFLFILIIISTTTYFWSKNIYLDQIEKNLSQNIDSLSINLTSFKTLDYTIKTFKGKTGLRITIINEEGNVIADSDRDILTMENHSTRYEIIHAKYEGYGKKVRFSRTLNQELLYVAKKIVIDDEIYYLRLADYTAKIIENFTKLAFQIISFISLFIIATFIATYFISIKIRNETNAILGYLIELSNKKPTSTIYSDFSEEFYKITRLLNKVASKLAKKERQKSKQTAKLKLANKQKDEIISAISHEFKNPIAVITGYSETILTDKDLPEAMKEKFLKKIHSNGIKMSHIIDKLRLTLKLEEGKQQILTTKCSIKKICTQVVSDLKDKYPQREIIINSEQDYEFNVDETLFAMVLENLVENALKYSEDEVIIKYDDKHISVIDKGIGIGEADLKSIKQKFFRVSQNGWNNSLGLGLFIVSSIISLHNFSLEINSELSKGSEFIIKY; this is translated from the coding sequence TTGCTAAAACTTCACCAAGTATTCTTTAGAACATTTTCTTTAATCTTTTTATTTATATTAATAATTATTAGTACTACAACATACTTTTGGTCAAAGAATATATATCTTGACCAAATTGAAAAAAACTTATCTCAAAATATAGACTCTTTATCTATAAATCTAACTTCATTTAAAACCCTAGACTATACAATTAAAACCTTTAAAGGGAAAACAGGTCTTAGAATTACAATTATTAATGAAGAAGGGAATGTTATCGCCGATAGTGATAGAGATATTTTAACAATGGAAAATCACTCTACTCGATATGAGATTATTCACGCAAAATATGAAGGTTATGGAAAAAAAGTTAGATTTTCAAGAACTCTAAACCAAGAATTACTTTATGTTGCTAAAAAAATTGTAATTGATGATGAAATTTACTATTTAAGATTAGCAGATTATACTGCTAAAATTATTGAAAACTTCACAAAACTTGCATTTCAAATTATCTCTTTTATCTCTTTATTTATAATTGCTACTTTTATTGCAACATATTTTATTAGTATAAAAATTAGAAATGAGACAAATGCAATTTTAGGTTATCTAATTGAATTAAGTAATAAAAAACCTACTTCTACAATCTACTCTGATTTTTCTGAAGAGTTTTATAAAATTACTAGATTGCTAAATAAGGTTGCTTCAAAACTTGCAAAAAAAGAGCGGCAAAAATCAAAACAGACAGCAAAACTAAAACTTGCAAATAAACAAAAAGATGAGATTATCTCAGCCATTTCCCATGAATTTAAAAATCCTATTGCTGTAATTACAGGATATAGTGAAACAATTCTTACAGATAAAGATTTACCAGAAGCTATGAAAGAAAAGTTTTTAAAGAAGATACATTCAAATGGTATAAAGATGTCTCATATAATTGATAAGTTAAGACTTACACTAAAATTAGAAGAAGGAAAACAACAAATTCTTACAACAAAATGCTCTATAAAAAAAATCTGTACTCAAGTTGTTTCTGATTTAAAAGATAAATATCCTCAACGAGAAATTATCATTAATAGTGAACAAGATTATGAGTTTAATGTAGATGAGACTCTATTTGCAATGGTACTAGAAAATCTTGTTGAAAATGCTCTAAAATATTCAGAAGATGAAGTTATTATAAAATATGATGACAAACATATTTCTGTAATAGATAAAGGTATAGGTATTGGTGAAGCTGATTTAAAAAGTATTAAACAGAAATTTTTTCGTGTCTCACAAAATGGTTGGAATAACTCTTTAGGTTTAGGATTATTTATAGTATCATCTATCATCTCTTTACAT
- a CDS encoding response regulator transcription factor, with translation MNDKLILIVEDEEDILELLEYTLQKEGYETIGFLSVNKSLEKVLEEEKIDLILMDRNLPGIDGTEFISKIKQKGYNYPVIYLTAKDKDEDILEGFKSHADDYITKPFKIQELLARVNAVIKRSSKDVDVLKVKDITYKASNKKFYIESEEIELTHLEHDLLLEFIKNRDILMTREHLLETVWEDSYDKKLKTVNVAIKRLKAKIDPDNSKEYIKSVRGEGYLFC, from the coding sequence ATGAATGATAAATTAATATTAATAGTAGAAGATGAAGAAGATATCTTAGAACTTTTAGAATATACTTTACAAAAAGAAGGTTATGAAACAATAGGTTTTTTAAGTGTAAATAAAAGCTTAGAAAAAGTATTAGAAGAAGAAAAAATTGACCTTATTTTAATGGATAGAAACTTGCCAGGGATTGATGGTACAGAGTTTATTTCAAAAATAAAACAAAAAGGTTATAACTATCCAGTAATCTATCTTACTGCAAAAGATAAAGATGAAGATATTTTAGAAGGCTTTAAATCTCACGCAGATGATTATATTACTAAACCTTTTAAAATCCAAGAGCTACTTGCTAGAGTAAATGCTGTAATAAAAAGAAGTTCAAAAGATGTAGATGTCTTAAAAGTTAAAGATATTACATATAAAGCTTCAAATAAAAAGTTTTATATTGAGTCAGAAGAGATAGAATTAACACATTTAGAACATGATTTACTATTAGAATTTATTAAAAACAGAGATATTCTTATGACAAGAGAACACTTACTTGAGACAGTATGGGAAGACTCTTATGATAAGAAACTAAAAACTGTAAATGTTGCTATCAAAAGATTAAAAGCTAAGATTGATCCTGATAATAGTAAAGAGTATATAAAATCTGTAAGAGGAGAAGGTTACTTATTTTGCTAA
- a CDS encoding phosphate signaling complex PhoU family protein, with protein sequence MLKPYIENINKIKSEISSIGEEISHANKISLSALKENDLSMLKDVNLSLKQLSTKSNDIDKLIVKTLALYSPEAKDLREMVSFLKITNELIRAAAYSKTFAKNFRKSFSEDLNSEAILEYAIPLLKSSNLALQTAIEMVLEDDEKIIEQKFNKVLVEDSKTDDLYAMVEKNILKLITKKIELSKDYFEVLSSLRKLEKISGRAASIANLLVFAEVGGDLENV encoded by the coding sequence ATGTTAAAGCCATATATTGAGAATATTAATAAAATTAAAAGTGAAATTTCAAGTATTGGAGAAGAGATTTCTCATGCAAATAAAATCTCTTTATCTGCATTAAAAGAGAATGATTTATCAATGTTAAAAGATGTAAATCTATCTTTAAAACAGTTATCAACTAAATCAAATGATATTGATAAACTAATTGTTAAGACTTTAGCTCTTTATTCACCAGAAGCTAAAGATTTAAGAGAGATGGTTTCATTTTTAAAAATCACAAATGAATTAATAAGAGCAGCGGCTTATTCTAAAACATTTGCTAAAAACTTTAGAAAATCTTTCTCTGAAGATTTAAACTCAGAAGCAATTTTAGAGTATGCTATTCCTCTATTAAAATCATCAAATTTAGCTCTTCAAACAGCTATTGAGATGGTATTAGAAGATGATGAAAAAATTATTGAACAAAAATTTAATAAAGTATTAGTTGAAGATAGCAAAACTGATGACCTATATGCAATGGTTGAAAAAAATATCTTAAAACTTATTACTAAAAAAATTGAACTTTCTAAAGACTATTTTGAGGTATTAAGTTCTTTAAGAAAATTAGAGAAAATCTCTGGAAGAGCAGCTTCGATTGCAAACCTTTTAGTTTTTGCAGAAGTTGGCGGGGATTTAGAAAACGTATAG
- the pstC gene encoding phosphate ABC transporter permease subunit PstC — MIKFALITASTISILTTFGILFSILFEAIAFFEVRSMWYFLTGTEWSPGIPGSKFGAVPIFAGTLMITFIAMCVAIPVGLGSAIYMSEYASHKTRSYLKPILEVLAGIPTVVYGFFAAITVAPFIVKAAAWFGLEATFNSALASGVVMGIMIIPVISSLSDDVIKAVPDSQRKASLGLGMTQGETIRNIVLPSALPGIISATLLGFSKAIGETMIVVMAAGLRPNLSINPLEDMTTVTVRIVDALVGDQAFNSPETLVAFALGLALFIVTLILNIISLSLIRKFKEKYKVNTL, encoded by the coding sequence ATGATTAAGTTTGCGTTAATTACAGCATCTACAATCTCTATTCTTACAACATTTGGAATACTTTTTTCAATTCTGTTTGAAGCAATCGCCTTCTTTGAAGTAAGAAGTATGTGGTATTTTTTAACTGGAACTGAGTGGTCTCCGGGGATACCAGGAAGTAAATTTGGAGCTGTTCCTATTTTTGCAGGTACTTTAATGATTACATTTATTGCGATGTGTGTTGCAATTCCTGTAGGATTAGGTAGTGCTATTTATATGAGTGAATATGCTTCTCACAAGACTAGGTCTTATTTAAAACCTATTTTAGAGGTTCTTGCAGGTATTCCTACTGTTGTTTATGGTTTCTTTGCTGCAATTACAGTTGCACCTTTTATTGTTAAAGCTGCTGCATGGTTTGGATTAGAAGCTACTTTTAACTCAGCCCTTGCTTCAGGTGTTGTTATGGGAATTATGATTATCCCTGTAATTTCATCTTTATCTGATGATGTTATTAAAGCAGTTCCTGATTCTCAAAGAAAAGCATCTTTAGGGTTAGGGATGACTCAAGGGGAAACTATTAGGAATATTGTTCTTCCTTCTGCATTACCAGGAATTATCTCAGCAACACTACTTGGTTTTTCAAAAGCAATTGGAGAGACTATGATTGTTGTTATGGCAGCAGGTTTAAGACCAAACTTATCTATTAATCCTTTAGAAGATATGACTACTGTTACTGTTAGAATTGTTGATGCTCTTGTTGGAGACCAAGCTTTTAACTCACCTGAAACATTAGTTGCTTTTGCCTTAGGATTAGCACTATTTATTGTGACTTTAATATTAAATATTATTTCACTGTCACTAATTAGAAAGTTCAAAGAAAAATATAAAGTGAATACATTATGA
- the pstB gene encoding phosphate ABC transporter ATP-binding protein PstB, translating to MSNENNIKIDVSELNLWYGDNHALHNITVPLYENKITALIGPSGCGKSTFLRCLNRMNDLISTVKIDGAVVIDNKNVYDKDVDEVSVRKRVGMVFQQPNPFPKSIYDNVAYAPLKHHQVRKGKECDELVEKSLRDAGLWEEVKDKLHEPGTSLSGGQQQRLCIARTIAVKPEIILMDEPTSALDPISTEKIEALMLELKKKYTIITVTHNMQQAARVADYTAFFHLGKLIEYDETETIFVNPSNKKTEDYITGRFG from the coding sequence ATGTCAAACGAAAATAATATTAAAATTGATGTAAGTGAATTAAATTTATGGTACGGAGATAACCACGCACTTCATAATATCACTGTACCTTTATATGAAAATAAAATTACTGCACTTATTGGACCTTCTGGATGTGGAAAATCTACCTTCTTAAGATGTTTAAATAGAATGAATGATTTAATCTCAACTGTAAAAATTGATGGTGCAGTTGTAATTGACAATAAAAATGTTTATGATAAAGATGTTGATGAAGTAAGTGTAAGAAAAAGAGTAGGAATGGTTTTTCAACAACCAAATCCTTTTCCAAAATCAATTTATGATAATGTTGCCTATGCTCCTTTAAAACACCACCAAGTTAGAAAAGGAAAAGAGTGTGATGAATTAGTTGAAAAATCACTAAGAGATGCTGGTCTTTGGGAAGAGGTTAAAGATAAACTTCACGAACCAGGAACTTCACTTTCTGGTGGACAACAACAAAGATTATGTATTGCTAGAACAATTGCTGTTAAACCTGAAATTATCTTAATGGATGAACCAACCTCAGCACTTGACCCTATTTCAACAGAAAAAATTGAAGCTTTAATGTTAGAGTTAAAGAAAAAATATACAATTATCACAGTAACTCATAATATGCAGCAAGCAGCAAGAGTAGCTGACTATACAGCATTTTTCCACTTAGGAAAGTTAATTGAATATGATGAAACAGAGACTATCTTTGTAAACCCATCAAATAAAAAAACTGAAGACTATATTACAGGAAGGTTTGGATAA